The following are encoded in a window of Providencia rettgeri genomic DNA:
- a CDS encoding Zn-dependent hydrolase — translation METSASRIQRHLEQLAEYTATPGQGTTRMSYSEQDKQARQYLKQQMTALGLQVREDTIGNIYGRLEGQQADLPAVIIGSHFDSVPHGGAFDGPAGIVTGLDVVARIREQNLTPKYPLEVIALVEEEGTSFGRGLMASSVITGLIGTKELYQLKDRQGISAAQRMAAAGFNADKAADAVLDAKKVKAFLELHIEQGPVLEQANEDVGIVETIVGISQLEIKLTGKAGHAGTTPMNMRADALVCASHIISQIPELANAAGDNTVATVGRLNVLPNGANVIPSEVIFSVDIRSKNDAALRKVIAQIIELTEKTSEPAGIASDIIQPLYVQPTELDNQIIGLMQQHASEQKLKFRTMVSGAGHDTMIFAGITQTGLIFVPSRNGLSHHPDEWTDYAQIARGADVMFATVKSLIEC, via the coding sequence ATGGAAACAAGTGCATCAAGAATTCAACGCCATTTAGAACAATTGGCAGAATATACCGCGACACCCGGCCAAGGGACGACGCGTATGAGTTATAGCGAACAAGATAAACAGGCGCGCCAATATTTAAAACAGCAAATGACCGCCCTCGGTTTGCAGGTTCGCGAAGACACGATAGGTAATATTTATGGTCGACTAGAAGGCCAGCAAGCGGATTTGCCAGCGGTGATTATTGGTTCACATTTTGACTCAGTGCCCCATGGTGGAGCATTTGATGGCCCTGCGGGGATAGTGACTGGGTTAGATGTGGTTGCTCGTATTCGTGAACAAAACCTAACACCAAAGTATCCACTGGAAGTGATTGCGTTAGTCGAAGAGGAAGGCACCAGTTTTGGTCGTGGTTTAATGGCATCTAGTGTGATTACGGGGTTGATCGGGACCAAAGAGCTATATCAGCTTAAAGACCGACAAGGTATTAGCGCAGCACAGCGGATGGCGGCGGCTGGTTTTAATGCGGACAAAGCGGCTGATGCCGTTTTAGATGCGAAAAAAGTCAAAGCTTTCCTTGAGTTGCATATTGAACAAGGCCCAGTGCTTGAGCAGGCTAATGAAGATGTCGGTATCGTAGAAACCATCGTAGGTATCAGTCAGTTAGAAATTAAATTAACAGGCAAAGCGGGACATGCAGGTACGACACCGATGAATATGCGTGCAGATGCTTTAGTGTGTGCATCACATATTATCAGCCAAATTCCAGAGCTGGCGAACGCGGCGGGGGATAATACGGTTGCAACAGTTGGGCGGCTAAACGTTTTACCGAATGGCGCGAATGTTATTCCGAGTGAAGTGATATTCAGTGTCGATATTCGTTCAAAAAATGATGCTGCATTACGTAAGGTTATCGCACAAATCATTGAGCTGACAGAAAAAACCAGTGAACCCGCAGGGATTGCGAGCGATATTATTCAACCGCTTTATGTTCAGCCGACAGAGTTAGACAATCAGATCATTGGGTTAATGCAACAACATGCCAGTGAGCAAAAGTTAAAATTTAGAACCATGGTTAGTGGTGCAGGCCATGACACCATGATTTTTGCGGGGATCACACAGACTGGCTTGATTTTTGTGCCTAGCCGTAATGGATTAAGTCATCACCCAGATGAATGGACAGATTATGCGCAAATTGCTCGGGGAGCTGATGTGATGTTCGCTACGGTTAAGTCACTCATTGAATGTTAA
- a CDS encoding MFS transporter, which yields MEQQQYWLGLPKHLFWGFIAIAIFMSGDGFEMAFLSKHITDLGFTPAQSAMVFTVYGLMAAVAAWASGVVAEIITPLKAMMIGFVLWIVMHTFFMAFGLGMKSYSMMLLFYGIRGLAYPLFIYSFMMMLVQVIPRAHLAAATGWFWAMYSVGIGVIGSYLPSFSIPMMGETGTLWMAIGWVAIGGIIAYFSLRHIPVDRSKVDLPMKDKMAELSRAATILFTNKDIFMASLIRIINTISLFGFAIIMPLLFVDRLGFTISEWLQIWAVFFFVTIFTNIFWGIVGEHIGWIRQVRWFGCLGMAVSSLLFYYLPVYFGHNFAIALIPAILLGIFVAAFVPMTAVFPSIEPHHKGAAVSIYNLSAGLSNFAAPAVASLVLPFFDIVGVVWAYTGLYIFAGVLTFLIKVPQPGFENNRKMRSAKMLGEQQTNN from the coding sequence ATGGAACAACAGCAGTATTGGCTAGGTTTACCTAAGCATTTGTTCTGGGGGTTTATTGCTATCGCTATTTTTATGAGTGGTGATGGCTTTGAAATGGCGTTTTTATCGAAACATATTACGGATTTAGGTTTTACACCAGCGCAATCCGCGATGGTGTTCACGGTTTATGGTTTAATGGCCGCAGTGGCGGCTTGGGCCTCAGGTGTTGTCGCTGAAATTATTACACCATTAAAAGCCATGATGATCGGTTTTGTTTTATGGATTGTGATGCACACATTCTTTATGGCTTTCGGCTTAGGTATGAAAAGCTACAGCATGATGTTGCTGTTTTATGGTATCCGAGGTTTAGCTTACCCGCTGTTTATTTATTCCTTTATGATGATGCTGGTGCAGGTTATTCCCAGAGCTCACCTTGCGGCGGCCACTGGCTGGTTCTGGGCGATGTACTCTGTGGGAATTGGCGTCATAGGGAGCTATTTACCGAGTTTCTCTATCCCAATGATGGGGGAGACGGGGACACTCTGGATGGCGATTGGTTGGGTGGCAATTGGCGGTATAATAGCTTACTTTAGCTTACGTCATATCCCAGTTGATCGCTCGAAAGTCGATTTGCCAATGAAAGATAAAATGGCGGAGCTATCACGTGCAGCGACGATTTTATTTACCAATAAAGATATCTTTATGGCAAGTCTGATCCGCATTATCAATACCATTTCATTATTTGGTTTTGCGATTATTATGCCTCTGTTATTTGTTGATCGTTTAGGCTTTACGATTTCTGAGTGGCTACAAATCTGGGCAGTGTTCTTCTTTGTGACGATTTTTACCAATATATTTTGGGGAATAGTGGGGGAACATATTGGCTGGATCCGCCAAGTCAGATGGTTTGGTTGTTTAGGTATGGCTGTTTCAAGTCTGCTGTTTTATTACTTACCGGTTTATTTTGGCCACAATTTCGCTATTGCCCTGATCCCTGCCATTTTACTGGGTATCTTTGTTGCTGCTTTTGTGCCAATGACAGCGGTATTCCCGAGTATTGAGCCACACCATAAAGGTGCCGCTGTTTCGATTTATAACTTATCTGCGGGGTTAAGTAACTTCGCCGCCCCTGCGGTGGCGAGTTTGGTCTTGCCGTTTTTCGATATTGTTGGCGTTGTTTGGGCGTATACTGGGCTCTACATTTTTGCGGGGGTACTGACGTTTTTGATTAAAGTACCTCAGCCAGGTTTTGAAAATAACCGCAAAATGAGATCAGCTAAAATGCTTGGTGAGCAGCAAACCAATAACTAG
- the xylB gene encoding xylulokinase: MYLGIDLGTSELKAVLINGQGEIIASSHMALTVQRPHPQWAEQSPDSWWEATNAAVATLKHKAPEAWAAVKGIGLSGQMHGAVLLDKQNQVLRDCILWNDTRSAKECAWLMEQHQEFLTVGANLVMPGFTAPKLLWVARHEPQIFSEIGKVLLPKDYLRWKMTGQFVSEMSDASGTLWLDVAKRDWSDELLSATNLTREQMPSLVEGAEISGVLRADLASHWGLSADVIIAGGGGDNAASAVGVGAIYEGDALISLGTSGVIFVVNNQLQADPQHGVHAFAHALPNRWHQMSVMLSAANCLRWVCQLLSTTENQLMDEVGQLTDEQKKRAPIFLPYLSGERTPHNDPYATGSFFALRNETTRAELGYAVIEGVTFALADGMEVLQQTGTKMPRCSLTGGGARSPIWAQLIADVINVPIVTHPASSSGALGAARLAWLADGGNVDMVCQKPDTLNTYLPQPTHQPILNQRLEVFRLLYQQQKQARELMPQ, encoded by the coding sequence ATGTACCTTGGAATTGACCTTGGCACCTCTGAGCTCAAAGCTGTTTTGATTAACGGGCAAGGGGAAATTATTGCTTCAAGCCATATGGCATTGACGGTGCAGCGACCGCATCCTCAGTGGGCGGAACAATCCCCTGATAGCTGGTGGGAAGCGACTAACGCGGCTGTGGCAACGTTAAAGCACAAAGCGCCTGAAGCTTGGGCTGCCGTGAAAGGGATTGGTCTATCGGGGCAAATGCATGGTGCAGTTTTGTTGGATAAGCAAAACCAAGTGTTGCGCGATTGTATTTTGTGGAATGACACCCGCAGCGCTAAAGAGTGCGCATGGTTGATGGAACAGCATCAAGAATTTTTGACGGTTGGCGCTAACTTGGTAATGCCGGGTTTCACCGCACCAAAGTTATTGTGGGTCGCGAGGCATGAACCTCAAATTTTTAGTGAAATCGGCAAGGTACTGTTACCTAAGGATTACTTACGCTGGAAAATGACGGGGCAGTTTGTCAGTGAGATGTCTGACGCATCGGGGACATTGTGGCTTGATGTGGCGAAACGTGATTGGTCTGATGAATTGTTATCAGCCACAAATTTAACGCGTGAACAAATGCCTTCTTTAGTTGAAGGTGCCGAAATCAGTGGTGTATTACGGGCAGACTTAGCCTCACATTGGGGATTAAGTGCGGATGTCATTATTGCAGGTGGAGGTGGTGATAATGCGGCTTCAGCCGTCGGTGTTGGGGCAATTTATGAAGGGGATGCTTTGATTTCGTTGGGTACTTCTGGGGTGATTTTTGTGGTGAATAACCAGCTCCAAGCCGACCCTCAACATGGTGTGCATGCTTTTGCACATGCCTTACCCAACCGTTGGCATCAAATGAGTGTGATGCTCAGTGCAGCAAACTGTTTGCGTTGGGTCTGCCAGCTATTGTCGACGACTGAAAACCAACTGATGGATGAAGTAGGGCAACTCACGGACGAACAGAAAAAACGTGCACCTATTTTTTTACCCTATCTTTCAGGAGAAAGAACACCGCATAATGACCCATATGCGACAGGTTCTTTTTTTGCCCTGCGTAATGAAACGACACGCGCAGAATTGGGTTACGCCGTCATTGAAGGCGTCACCTTTGCCTTAGCCGATGGCATGGAAGTATTACAACAAACAGGCACCAAGATGCCACGTTGCAGTCTAACAGGTGGCGGTGCTCGTAGCCCTATTTGGGCACAATTAATTGCGGATGTTATTAATGTACCGATTGTAACCCATCCCGCGAGCTCTTCTGGCGCACTTGGTGCAGCACGCCTTGCATGGCTAGCTGATGGAGGCAATGTGGATATGGTGTGCCAGAAACCTGACACGCTGAACACTTATCTTCCTCAGCCTACTCATCAACCGATACTCAATCAACGGCTTGAGGTATTCCGTTTACTGTATCAGCAACAAAAACAAGCAAGAGAATTAATGCCGCAATAG
- the dalD gene encoding D-arabinitol 4-dehydrogenase, with the protein MLKQKSVWMHIGAGSFHRAHQAWYLHRLIAQGDDSWSIALGNIRADANALLDNLAKQNGEYTLETVSPEGERQYEKMTSVRKILHWDENLSQLIEQGCDKATRVIAFTVTEAGYYLTPQHELDIQQPDIKADLSGKMTTIYGALTAILRARLTAHGEAVTLLNCDNLRHNGERFRHGFLSFLQRKGENELYQWVKEHTRSPNTMVDRITPRPTPDVAERVKQHTGWDDKAPVMGEAFIQWVIEDDFINGRPALENVDVEMVESVLPWEEAKIRILNASHSCIAWAGTLIGLNYIDDSTRELPIKQMAWNYVTQDVIPSLSPSPLDLAQYRDVVLERFSNPYIKDTNQRVAADGLSKIPGFITPTLQECYQRNQAPEATAVLPALFFVYLQRWAKGELPYEYQDGVLDVEYYQNMLNSSDALTQFVSSEMLFGSLAHSPEFHQLMCKTVANIENWLKSKQQSL; encoded by the coding sequence ATGCTAAAGCAGAAATCCGTATGGATGCACATTGGTGCAGGATCATTCCATCGTGCTCATCAAGCTTGGTATTTACACCGCTTAATTGCACAGGGCGATGACAGTTGGTCTATTGCGTTAGGTAATATTCGTGCTGATGCGAATGCATTGCTTGATAACTTAGCGAAACAAAATGGGGAATATACCCTTGAAACCGTTTCACCAGAGGGTGAACGTCAATACGAAAAAATGACCTCTGTGCGTAAAATTTTGCATTGGGATGAAAATTTAAGTCAACTTATTGAACAAGGGTGTGATAAAGCCACGCGCGTGATAGCTTTTACGGTCACTGAAGCAGGATATTACTTAACGCCACAGCATGAACTCGATATCCAACAACCGGATATCAAAGCTGATTTATCAGGGAAAATGACCACTATTTATGGGGCATTAACCGCTATCTTACGTGCGCGACTCACGGCTCACGGGGAAGCCGTCACTTTATTAAACTGTGACAACTTGCGCCATAACGGTGAACGTTTTCGCCATGGTTTTTTATCCTTTTTACAGCGAAAAGGTGAAAATGAACTCTATCAATGGGTGAAAGAACACACGCGTTCGCCGAATACCATGGTAGATAGAATCACACCTCGTCCAACACCTGATGTTGCAGAACGGGTAAAACAACACACAGGTTGGGACGATAAAGCGCCCGTGATGGGGGAAGCTTTTATTCAGTGGGTGATTGAAGATGACTTTATTAATGGGCGTCCTGCATTGGAAAATGTGGATGTGGAAATGGTGGAGTCTGTTCTGCCGTGGGAAGAAGCGAAAATTCGTATTTTGAATGCAAGTCACAGTTGTATTGCTTGGGCTGGGACATTAATTGGTTTGAATTATATCGACGACAGCACCCGTGAACTACCTATCAAACAGATGGCATGGAATTATGTGACGCAAGATGTGATCCCCTCATTGTCACCAAGTCCGTTGGATTTAGCACAGTATCGGGATGTCGTACTCGAACGTTTTAGCAACCCTTACATTAAAGATACGAACCAACGTGTTGCTGCAGATGGTTTATCAAAAATCCCTGGATTTATCACACCGACACTGCAAGAGTGCTATCAACGCAATCAAGCGCCTGAGGCAACGGCGGTATTACCCGCGCTGTTTTTCGTTTATTTGCAGCGCTGGGCGAAGGGCGAATTGCCTTATGAGTACCAAGATGGTGTGTTAGATGTGGAATATTACCAAAATATGCTGAATTCATCGGATGCATTAACACAATTTGTGTCAAGCGAGATGTTATTTGGTTCGCTTGCCCATTCGCCAGAATTCCATCAATTAATGTGTAAAACTGTCGCCAACATTGAAAATTGGCTGAAATCGAAGCAGCAATCGCTGTAA
- a CDS encoding sugar-binding transcriptional regulator, with amino-acid sequence MQKELKKMEQAARAAWLYFVAGKTQQEIAQELGLSRQVAQRLISLAKEQGMVHVQITHPITECLKLANQIQQKYQLTHCYVVPSGQLDTDATLDMIAVAGAELMEQLIEPEKPQVIGIGSGRTLRSIIDTLPYLEMPQHQCVSLIGAIARDSSATRYDIPLRFAEKLQCRHYILPAPLYADSPEDKAMWCQHRVYKEVTEKALNADITFIGIGEVGKGCPLNSEGFVTDEQLEMLLDKGVAGELLGHFIKANGERLTTSLDDTHTSVPLFSPPKHPVIAFAGGAHKTQAIQAVLNGGWVTGLVTDEVTAHQLLANN; translated from the coding sequence ATGCAGAAAGAATTAAAAAAAATGGAACAAGCCGCGAGAGCGGCGTGGCTTTACTTTGTCGCGGGCAAAACACAGCAAGAAATTGCACAGGAACTGGGGTTATCACGCCAAGTCGCCCAGCGATTGATTTCGTTAGCCAAAGAGCAAGGCATGGTGCATGTACAAATCACCCACCCGATTACGGAATGCTTAAAGCTCGCTAATCAGATCCAACAAAAATACCAGCTCACCCATTGTTATGTTGTTCCTTCTGGGCAACTTGATACCGATGCGACTTTGGATATGATCGCCGTTGCTGGGGCTGAGTTAATGGAACAGTTGATTGAGCCAGAAAAGCCTCAGGTTATTGGTATCGGTTCAGGGAGAACATTACGCAGTATTATTGACACCCTGCCTTATCTTGAAATGCCACAGCACCAATGTGTTTCATTAATTGGGGCTATTGCACGAGATAGCTCTGCAACACGCTATGATATTCCCCTGCGTTTTGCGGAAAAACTGCAATGTCGCCACTATATTCTCCCCGCGCCACTGTATGCAGATAGTCCCGAAGATAAAGCGATGTGGTGCCAACATCGTGTCTATAAAGAAGTCACGGAAAAAGCCTTAAATGCGGATATCACTTTTATTGGCATTGGCGAAGTCGGGAAAGGCTGCCCGTTAAATTCGGAAGGGTTTGTCACTGATGAACAATTGGAAATGCTGCTGGATAAAGGTGTCGCAGGGGAATTGTTAGGTCATTTCATTAAGGCCAATGGGGAGCGTTTGACCACCAGCTTAGATGACACACACACCAGTGTTCCGTTATTTTCCCCACCGAAACACCCTGTCATTGCATTTGCAGGAGGAGCCCATAAAACCCAAGCTATCCAAGCGGTATTAAACGGTGGCTGGGTCACCGGCCTAGTGACCGATGAAGTAACAGCACATCAATTATTAGCAAATAATTAG
- a CDS encoding AAA family ATPase has product MLDKHLEFEGLTGVGKVQLNFAPNQRVYTLIGVNGVGKTKTLEALFQLMFFSNQAVINANNGYHLYLKFNLAKKTISDDLAVVVAKGKDQSTFWSSNSIKQQFSAFTHSQPVIFLGAQARGMIKEATNIRIGSFGSFNERKASYFSLLSKQMESEFGSMNMTTNIQEWFIQIARSSNAYQSTEDNREIEIKTVLHLLHDIDERINPKFLEISGDDRVSLKIDGQKIQLSQLSSGFSSILKLIQSIVSGYGYFTNETHLQNVKGIVFIDEIESHLHLSWQANIIPLLKRLFPNTTFYVTTHSSVVLSQLQQGEAYELQRDKHNGTVKSRLIPSPNKAAFADILRDVFQVDVNKIKLENSTVDEQQNAKNNLLNLLRNQEGQ; this is encoded by the coding sequence ATGTTAGACAAACATTTAGAGTTTGAAGGGCTAACTGGTGTCGGAAAGGTTCAGCTTAATTTTGCGCCTAACCAGCGGGTATATACTCTAATTGGCGTCAATGGGGTAGGGAAAACGAAAACATTGGAAGCACTATTTCAGCTAATGTTTTTTAGTAATCAGGCGGTTATAAACGCAAATAATGGTTATCATTTGTACCTTAAATTTAATTTAGCAAAAAAAACCATTTCAGATGATCTAGCCGTTGTTGTTGCAAAAGGTAAGGATCAATCCACGTTTTGGAGCAGTAATTCAATAAAACAACAATTTTCAGCTTTTACGCATTCCCAACCTGTTATTTTTCTTGGTGCTCAAGCTAGAGGCATGATTAAAGAAGCGACTAATATTCGAATCGGTTCTTTCGGGAGCTTTAATGAACGAAAAGCCAGCTACTTTAGTTTGTTATCTAAGCAGATGGAATCTGAATTTGGTTCTATGAATATGACAACCAATATTCAAGAGTGGTTTATCCAAATTGCACGCTCATCAAATGCATATCAAAGCACAGAAGATAATCGTGAGATAGAAATAAAAACAGTTTTGCATTTATTACATGATATCGATGAACGAATTAATCCCAAGTTTTTAGAAATCAGTGGCGATGACCGTGTCAGTTTAAAAATAGATGGGCAAAAAATTCAGCTCAGCCAATTAAGCTCCGGTTTTTCCTCTATACTCAAATTGATCCAATCAATTGTTTCAGGGTACGGGTACTTTACCAATGAAACTCACTTACAGAATGTCAAAGGCATTGTTTTTATAGATGAAATTGAAAGTCATCTTCATTTGTCTTGGCAGGCGAATATCATTCCATTACTGAAGCGTTTATTTCCCAATACGACATTTTATGTGACCACCCATTCATCAGTGGTGTTATCGCAACTTCAACAAGGGGAAGCTTATGAACTTCAGCGTGATAAACACAATGGTACTGTAAAAAGCCGCTTGATCCCTTCTCCGAATAAAGCGGCTTTTGCCGATATTCTACGGGATGTATTTCAGGTCGATGTGAATAAAATCAAGTTAGAAAACAGTACAGTGGATGAGCAACAAAACGCGAAAAATAACTTACTGAATCTGCTAAGAAACCAAGAGGGACAGTAA
- the crcB gene encoding fluoride efflux transporter CrcB: MYVSLFAIAIGSVLGGWLRWFVSLKLNHLYPNIPLGTVAVNLIGGFVIGFAISYFASANISPAYKLFIVTGFCGAFTTFSTFSLEVLVLIQEGKLGFAISTIAIHVIGALIFTLLGMLCHNWLTQG; the protein is encoded by the coding sequence ATGTACGTCTCTTTATTTGCAATTGCGATTGGCTCTGTCCTCGGTGGTTGGCTTAGATGGTTTGTTAGTCTCAAACTTAATCACCTTTATCCCAACATCCCCCTCGGCACGGTTGCGGTTAACTTGATTGGTGGCTTTGTCATTGGTTTTGCGATTTCCTATTTTGCCAGTGCCAATATTAGCCCGGCCTATAAATTATTTATTGTCACTGGTTTTTGCGGTGCATTTACTACGTTCTCAACCTTCTCACTCGAAGTGCTCGTTTTAATTCAAGAAGGCAAACTGGGCTTTGCTATCAGTACCATTGCTATCCATGTGATTGGCGCATTGATCTTTACCTTGCTCGGTATGTTATGTCATAACTGGTTGACACAAGGGTGA
- a CDS encoding sugar-binding transcriptional regulator has protein sequence MDRSQTSSDIELLTEIAIAYYRDEITQEEIANKFGISRIKVGRLLKRAKEEGIVEINVRYHPIFSTQLEQQLLSRFPISRALIALDHPDEEQQRNQVGMLVANYLSTTLRDNMIVTVGQGRNVAVVADSGGAVPEKNCRFICGIGGTHRPGDSINADHISRRLAKKFGGTSETLYAPAYVENNELKQAFMKNGTIKETLDRARKADIALIGIGDMNEDSYMVKLGWFTPREIVDASLNQGVIGDIAGYDFFNAQGQHVDTVMNDRVIGLSIDELRKIPCVIAIASESSKAMAIMGALRTGAIDIIATSASNVRTILKMSQ, from the coding sequence ATGGATAGATCACAAACATCTTCCGATATCGAGCTACTGACTGAAATTGCGATTGCGTACTATCGCGATGAAATTACGCAGGAAGAGATCGCCAATAAGTTTGGAATATCGCGAATTAAGGTGGGGCGTTTATTGAAACGCGCAAAAGAAGAGGGGATTGTAGAAATTAATGTTCGCTATCACCCCATCTTTAGTACTCAACTTGAGCAGCAATTACTCTCTCGTTTCCCTATTTCCCGTGCTTTAATTGCCTTAGATCACCCAGATGAAGAGCAACAGCGTAATCAGGTGGGAATGTTGGTTGCCAATTATTTATCGACGACACTGCGGGACAATATGATTGTCACTGTCGGGCAAGGGCGCAATGTTGCAGTTGTTGCAGATAGCGGTGGGGCTGTGCCTGAAAAGAATTGCCGGTTTATTTGTGGAATTGGGGGGACTCATCGCCCTGGAGATTCGATAAACGCTGATCATATCAGTCGTCGTCTAGCGAAAAAGTTTGGCGGTACCAGTGAAACGCTCTATGCGCCAGCTTACGTTGAAAATAACGAGCTGAAACAAGCATTTATGAAAAATGGCACCATAAAAGAAACCCTTGATCGTGCTCGCAAAGCAGATATTGCCTTAATAGGCATAGGCGACATGAATGAAGATAGCTATATGGTCAAACTGGGTTGGTTTACCCCCCGTGAAATTGTGGATGCCAGTTTAAACCAAGGTGTCATTGGGGATATCGCAGGGTATGATTTCTTCAATGCCCAAGGGCAGCATGTTGATACCGTCATGAATGACCGGGTGATTGGCTTGAGCATTGACGAACTAAGAAAAATTCCCTGTGTCATTGCCATCGCCTCAGAGTCGTCTAAGGCGATGGCGATTATGGGAGCTCTGCGTACTGGGGCGATTGATATTATTGCAACGAGTGCGAGTAATGTGCGGACGATTTTAAAAATGTCCCAATAG
- the dhaL gene encoding dihydroxyacetone kinase subunit DhaL, which produces MQVISTERGNEITLDLVHIIVSNREYLSEIDGAIGDGDHGINMAKGFNLCAKAIEGRELSLSEGFEEISDALMEGIGGSMGPLYGSFFMGMSDSISGKSELSQQDFLAMLQNGLSELQDISSATVGDKCLMDTLIPAINGFETATHAGKDFKQALDAMQAAAIAGRDSTLDLVAKIGRASRLGERSRGVLDAGATSCCLLLCQLAQSVEKHGALASA; this is translated from the coding sequence ATGCAAGTTATCTCTACGGAACGTGGCAATGAAATCACACTGGATTTAGTCCATATCATTGTATCTAACCGTGAATATCTCAGTGAAATTGATGGTGCGATCGGTGACGGTGACCACGGCATAAATATGGCGAAAGGTTTCAACCTGTGTGCCAAAGCGATTGAAGGCCGCGAATTATCATTAAGTGAAGGCTTTGAAGAAATCTCTGATGCGCTAATGGAAGGGATTGGCGGTTCGATGGGGCCGCTCTATGGTAGCTTCTTTATGGGGATGTCAGACAGCATTTCGGGGAAAAGTGAGCTTTCACAGCAAGATTTTCTGGCGATGCTACAAAATGGCTTATCAGAATTGCAGGACATTAGTAGCGCAACGGTAGGGGATAAATGCCTAATGGACACCCTGATCCCGGCGATTAATGGCTTTGAAACCGCGACTCATGCCGGCAAAGATTTCAAGCAAGCGCTGGATGCGATGCAAGCTGCGGCAATCGCTGGGCGCGATTCAACCTTAGATTTAGTGGCAAAAATTGGTCGAGCTAGCCGACTCGGTGAACGTTCACGGGGAGTCTTAGATGCAGGAGCAACCTCTTGCTGTTTATTACTTTGCCAGCTTGCACAAAGTGTTGAAAAACATGGTGCTTTAGCCAGTGCATAA
- a CDS encoding dihydroxyacetone kinase subunit DhaK gives MNRIINEPDLVVEDAIQGYLKAHPDYFAPTDNARVLKYPKAPIQGKVGIVTGGGSGHEPAFLGYVGENMLDAVAIGEIFSSPTAGAFLDAFKAANSGAGVACLYGNYAGDNMNVKMAIKKAEKAGITVKTVVATDDVASAPASEKENRRGVAGEILMWKVGSAAASKGYDLEGVINAAQKAINNCHSIGVGLTSCTIPAVGHPNFHIEDGMMELGIGHHGEPGIEIMPIQSAAQMAQTMLTPILADMQAKQDDEVVVLVSGLGATPVMELYIYYAEVEKILKEKGVRIVRNYVGNYFTSLEMMGVTLTLMKVDEELKTLMDVPAYSLGLTQVK, from the coding sequence ATGAACAGAATCATTAATGAACCTGATCTCGTTGTTGAAGACGCTATCCAAGGTTACTTAAAGGCGCATCCTGACTATTTTGCGCCAACCGATAACGCCCGTGTTTTAAAATACCCGAAAGCGCCAATCCAAGGGAAAGTGGGGATTGTTACCGGAGGGGGATCAGGTCATGAGCCTGCATTTTTAGGCTATGTAGGGGAAAACATGCTAGATGCAGTGGCAATTGGTGAGATTTTCTCCTCGCCAACCGCAGGCGCTTTTTTAGATGCGTTCAAAGCTGCAAATAGTGGTGCGGGGGTTGCATGCTTATATGGTAACTATGCAGGCGACAACATGAACGTGAAAATGGCGATAAAAAAAGCCGAAAAAGCGGGCATAACGGTAAAAACCGTCGTGGCGACAGATGATGTGGCCTCGGCACCTGCAAGTGAAAAAGAGAATCGCCGCGGTGTTGCAGGTGAAATCCTAATGTGGAAAGTCGGCTCGGCGGCAGCCAGTAAAGGTTATGATCTAGAGGGAGTCATTAATGCGGCACAAAAAGCCATTAATAACTGCCACTCTATTGGTGTTGGTCTAACCTCCTGCACAATTCCCGCTGTAGGTCACCCAAATTTCCATATTGAAGATGGTATGATGGAACTCGGCATTGGCCATCACGGCGAGCCAGGCATTGAAATTATGCCAATTCAATCAGCAGCGCAAATGGCACAAACGATGTTAACGCCAATTTTAGCGGATATGCAGGCAAAACAAGACGATGAGGTTGTTGTGCTTGTTTCTGGTTTGGGGGCGACCCCAGTGATGGAGCTGTATATCTATTACGCAGAGGTCGAAAAAATACTGAAAGAGAAAGGCGTTCGCATTGTGCGTAACTATGTGGGCAACTATTTTACTTCCCTTGAAATGATGGGGGTCACACTAACACTAATGAAAGTGGATGAAGAATTAAAGACTCTGATGGATGTCCCTGCGTATTCATTAGGTTTAACACAGGTTAAGTAA